A part of Drosophila ananassae strain 14024-0371.13 chromosome 2R, ASM1763931v2, whole genome shotgun sequence genomic DNA contains:
- the LOC6507531 gene encoding tyrosine-protein phosphatase non-receptor type 4, whose protein sequence is MFERFRLSNLSKNIRLRAGGPELARDKKNPQRQQCVTVLFLDDITHTFRIERRAKGSELLEQVFQYLELSERDYFGLLFPQKPGDVVRWVDAQKQFKKQCSSVPIDNDSVPLLEFRVKFFVSDPSRLQEEFTRYQFYLQIKRHILSGILPCSNNTQCLLASYTVQSEFGDFNATEHQPGYLSSLQLLSEQTVEAERKVGELHKLHRGQLPADAEYNYLEHAKRLELYGIDLHKATDSNGKELQLGVSAVGLLVFQHSLRVNTFSWSKMVKVSFKRKDFFIQLRRELSENYDTLLGFGMCSHKHAKALWKSCVEHHSFFRLKRPHRLSRFLNMSLGSKFYYSGRTELQAVQDSKQRGRIHKVFVRSPSKRLLGAAGTAGLASGASGSSGGTPLQNSGSESATSHNGRPSAGGTILTITKTSRPHDNKVTSKEAESKPRKAWEQQSDEYDIQLDVGFIEQCTRRYESATPSPMPPAYSSGKHSPLLIPTTIADAVGQQQPDSGSDLITIRLQADEQGRYGFNVKGGVDLNLPVLVSKVVPHTPADRCTPRVCEGDEVLMINGRDVHGLRHEQVVAMIRECRHQPSGELLLTVRPHRSVPLLYEEEPLYQYVPESDEIGSHSNLLDGDALFTQSLLLLSDGLASGALLAQYELMYRKNPDLAITEARKPINAAKNRYRDISPYDCTRVSLINSLTGDYINANYVNMEIPGGAVNRYIATQGPLASTTTDFWRMVQQESSHLLVMLTTVMEAGRQKCHQYWPVTGEELQLAEGFSVRCLSETPDETGSFVFREFVLKDKHEQRHIHHMQYLAWPDHCVPSDPILFLEFTERVRSARSRTLLQEIEESLKQVRLMDADADADENGGLMRERKCAASNGATPEDETPVSTSVHQCISAANPPVIVHCSAGIGRTGVLILMDTALALMEAREPVYPLDIVRTMRDQRACMVQNVSQYRFVCECICAAYMKMSRNSEAIKDDED, encoded by the exons ATGTTTGAGCGCTTCCGACTGAGCAATCTGAGCAAAAACATCCGTCTAAGAGCAGGCGGCCCAGAACTGGCGCGAGACAAGAAGAACCCCCAGCGGCAGCAATGCGTCACCGTCTTGTTCCTAGATGACATCACACACACCTTTCGGATCGAG AGGAGGGCGAAGGGCTCTGAGCTCTTAGAGCAGGTCTTCCAGTACCTCGAGTTATCCGAAAGGGACTACTTCGGACTTCTATTTCCCCAAAAGCCAGGGGACGTTGTG AGATGGGTGGATGCTCAGAAACAGTTCAAGAAGCAGTGCAGCAGTGTCCCGATAGACAACGATTCCGTTCCATTATTAGAGTTTAGGGTTAAG TTCTTTGTGAGCGACCCCAGCCGCTTGCAGGAGGAATTTACTCGCTACCAGTTCTATCTCCAGATCAAGCGCCACATCCTGTCGGGTATCCTGCCATGCTCCAACAACACGCAGTGCCTGCTTGCCAGTTACACTGTGCAAT CCGAGTTTGGAGACTTCAACGCCACGGAGCATCAACCGGGCTATCTGAGCAGCCTGCAGCTTCTCTCCGAACAGACGGTCGAGGCGGAGCGCAAAGTGGGCGAGTTGCACAAGCTTCACCGTGGACAACTTCCGGCGGACGCAGAGTACAACTACCTCGAGCACGCCAAGCGCTTGGAGCTGTATGGAATAGATCTGCATAAGGCCACCGATTCGAATGGAAAGGAGCTGCAGCTGGGAGTCTCTGCGGTGGGCCTGCTCGTCTTTCAGCATTCTCTGCGAGTGAACACCTTTTCATGGAGTAAGATGGTCAAGGTGTCCTTCAAGCGGAAGGACTTCTTTATCCAGCTGCGACGAGAGCTAAGCGAGAATTACGACACACTTCTGGGCTTCGGGATGTGCAGCCACAAGCATGCCAAGGCTTTGTGGAAGTCGTGTGTGGAGCACCACAGCTTTTTCCGTCTGAAGCGTCCGCACCGCCTGTCGCGCTTCCTCAACATGAGTCTTGGTAGCAAGTTCTACTACTCCGGCCGCACAGAACTGCAAGCGGTTCAGGATTCCAAACAGCGAGGACGCATCCACAAGGTTTTTGTGCGCTCACCGAGTAAACGGTTGCTAGGAGCAGCCGGAACAGCTGGACTGGCGAGCGGTGCATCAGGGTCCTCTGGCGGCACACCTTTGCAGAACAGCGGATCGGAGAGCGCCACCTCGCACAATGGAAGACCGTCAGCCGGAGGAACCATTCTAACCATCACGAAGACGAGTCGTCCTCATGATAACAAGGTGACTTCTAAAGAGGCTGAGTCTAAGCCAAGGAAAGCATGGGAGCAGCAAAGCGACGAGTATGATATTCAGCT GGACGTCGGGTTTATCGAGCAGTGCACTCGCCGTTACGAATCAGCCACGCCTTCGCCCATGCCGCCAGCCTACAGTTCCGGAAAGCACAGCCCGCTGCTGATTCCGACGACAATCGCCGATGCAGTAGGGCAGCAACAGCCAGACAGCGGCAGCGACCTCATCACCATCCGTTTGCAGGCGGATGAACAGGGTCGCTACGGTTTCAATGTCAAAGGAGGCGTGGATCTAAACTTACCCGTGCTAGTTTCAAAGGTGGTTCCCCACACGCCTGCCGACCGCTGCACTCCGCGCGTTTGCGAGGGCGACGAAGTGCTAATGATCAATGGCAGAGACGTGCACGGCCTCCGCCACGAACAGGTGGTAGCCATGATCCGTGAGTGCCGCCATCAGCCCAGCGGGGAACTGCTACTCACGGTACGACCCCACCGCTCAGTGCCACTACTGTACGAGGAGGAGCCATTATACCAGTACGTGCCTGAAAGCGACGAAATCGGTTCGCACTCCAATCTTCTGGACGGGGACGCTTTGTTCACGCAGAGCCTGCTGTTGCTTAGCGATGGGCTAGCCTCGGGTGCTTTGCTCGCTCAATACGAACTCATGTATCGGAAGAACCCTGACCTGGCCATAACAGAAGCTCGGAAACCCATTAATGCGGCAAAGAATAGATATCGGGACATTTCGCCAT ATGATTGCACACGAGTCTCTCTAATCAATTCGCTCACTGGGGACTACATAAACGCAAACTATGTTAACATGGAGATTCCCGGCGGAGCTGTAAACCGCTACATTGCTACCCAGGGACCACTGGCCAGTACAACAACGGATTTTTGGCGCATGGtgcaacaggagagcagccACCTGTTAGTAATGCTTACCACAGTGATGGAGGCCGGTCGCCAGAAGTGCCATCAATACTGGCCAGTGACTGGCGAGGAGCTGCAGCTAGCAGAGGGCTTCTCAGTACGCTGTCTTAGCGAGACTCCAGACGAAACCGGTAGCTTCGTCTTCCGCGAATTCGTTCTAAAAGACAAGCACGAGCAGAGACACATACACCACATGCAATATCTGGCCTGGCCGGACCACTGCGTGCCCTCCGATCCAATTCTCTTCCTTGAGTTTACGGAACGAGTGCGATCCGCCCGCAGCCGCACACTTCTTCAGGAGATCGAGGAGAGCCTCAAGCAGGTTCGTCTCATGGACGCGGACGCTGACGCCGACGAGAACGGTGGCCTTATGCGTGAGCGGAAGTGCGCAGCCAGCAATGGAGCCACCCCCGAGGATGAAACACCCGTTTCCACCAGCGTTCACCA ATGCATCAGTGCCGCCAACCCCCCTGTGATTGTCCACTGCTCGGCGGGCATCGGGCGAACCGGCGTGCTTATTTTGATGGACACAGCGTTGGCTCTGATGGAGGCCCGGGAACCAGTCTATCCGTTGGACATTGTTCGCACGATGCGCGATCAGCGTGCCTGCATGGTTCAAAATGTG AGTCAGTACCGCTTCGTGTGTGAGTGCATTTGTGCCGCATACATGAAGATGTCGCGCAACAGCGAAGCCATCAAGGACGACGAGGACTAG
- the LOC6507503 gene encoding G-protein coupled receptor Mth isoform X1: MESDQRDPYFCVFAHMLIIINKKIKYIFTDKACWLIVLGLELLLIKSSTGDIPDCDYYDTVNLSSSQRLKNNSYLYEDVLVPAYLTGEYDYKLLPDNSRASVDKHWRGCVCKLRPCIRLCCHPHHMLINGDCDDSLKDQLERQDLYINVTLEDGSVSTRHFRKDLIVQWDLPMPCEYLYPVDDQNEEDQYTIYEDGSFLRHYDNKTLGKREYCLQPLKIESEDESSFRIFPHNCVIESEPDLGKTIMISLSLICIILTISVYAYVRKLKTFQGKCFISYMICLFLGYLCLLVDLWKLADQFCEALGYTGYFFVMAAFFWLSVISLHLWILFTGRNLESVPENQFLVFNIYAWGMAGVLTGVIFIVDHVVDGNNDENVKWMPGVGFFNCWINTNGWSALMYFYGPLALLISFNITMFILTAIRIVDIKRNLTNFIVQQERQQKLSSDKQTYSIFLRLFIIMGLTWSLEIGSYFAQGHEFWENVFLVADYLNWSQGIIIFVLFVLKRSTLRLVIQRARDGKDEQDGDGCEEEISLEDRFSRNLQ; encoded by the exons ATGGAATCGGATCAACGCGATCCATATTTTTGCGTATTTGCACACatgttaataataattaataaaaaaattaaatatatttttacagaTAA GGCATGCTGGCTGATCGTTCTTGGCTTAGAATTGCTTCTGATTAAAAGTTCAACGGGGGATATCCCTGACTGCGACTACTATGATACCGTTAATCTCTCGTCTAGCCAGAGACTCAAAAATAACTCGTACCTGTATGAAGATGTGTTGGTTCCCGCTTATTTGACTGGCGAATATGACTATAAATTGCTACCTGATAACTCCAGGGCGTCAGTGGACAAGCACTGGAGGGGATGTGTCTGCAAGCTCAGGCCTTGTATAAGGCTCTGCTGCCATCCCCACCACATGCTCATAAATGGGGATTGTGACGATAGCCTAAAGGACCAACTGGAGCGTCAAGACCTCTACATAAATGTGACCCTCGAAGACGGCTCAGTGTCTACGCGACACTTTCGCAAGGACCTTATAGTGCAATGGGATCTGCCCATGCCATGTGAATATTTGTATCCCGTGGATGACCAGAATGAAGAGGATCAGTATACCATCTATGAG GATGGCTCATTTCTACGTCACTACGATAACAAAACCTTGGGCAAAAGAGAGTACTGTTTACAACCGCTTAAGATTGAATCAGAGGACGAATCGTCCTTTCGAATTTTCCCGCACAACTGTGTGATTGAGAGCGAACCTGATTTAGGAAAGACAATCA tgATATCACTGTCGCTGATATGCATAATCCTTACAATCTCCGTGTATGCCTACGTAAGGAAATTGAAAACTTTCCAGGGCAAGTGCTTCATCAGCTACATGATTTGCCTATTTCTAGGCTACTTGTGCCTGCTTGTGGATTTATGGAAACTGGCAGATCAGTTCTGTGAAGCACTCG GTTACACCGGCTATTTTTTCGTCATGGCCGCGTTCTTCTGGCTCTCCGTTATCAGCCTTCACCTTTGGATCCTCTTCACGGGACGCAATCTTGAATCCGTGCCGGAGAACCAGTTCCTGGTCTTTAATATTTATGCCTGGGGTATGGCAGGAGTCCTAACCGGAGTCATCTTCATTGTGGACCATGTTGTCGACGGCAATAACGATGAAAACGTAAAGTGGATGCCAGGCGTGGGTTTCTTCAATTGCTGGATCAACA CTAACGGATGGTCTGCCCTCATGTATTTCTATGGACCGCTGGCGCTTCTGATCAGCTTTAACATAACCATGTTCATTCTGACTGCTATTCGCATCGTAGATATAAAAAGGAACCTTACGAACTTCATTGTCCAGCAGGAGAGGCAACAGAAGCTTTCATCTGACAAGCAGAC GTATAGCATCTTCCTACGGCTTTTTATTATCATGGGCTTGACTTGGAGCTTGGAGATTGGATCCTACTTCGCCCAAGGGCACGAATTTTGGGAAAACGTGTTTCTGGTGGCCGACTACTTGAACTGGTCCCAGGGCATCATTATATTCGTATTGTTCGTCTTGAAGCGCAGTACTTTACGGCTCGTTATCCAAAG AGCTCGGGATGGGAAGGACGAACAGGACGGCGATGGGTGTGAAGAGGAGATTTCCCTCGAGGATAGGTTTTCCAGAAACCTTCAATAG
- the LOC6507503 gene encoding G-protein coupled receptor Mth isoform X2, giving the protein MLINGDCDDSLKDQLERQDLYINVTLEDGSVSTRHFRKDLIVQWDLPMPCEYLYPVDDQNEEDQYTIYEDGSFLRHYDNKTLGKREYCLQPLKIESEDESSFRIFPHNCVIESEPDLGKTIMISLSLICIILTISVYAYVRKLKTFQGKCFISYMICLFLGYLCLLVDLWKLADQFCEALGYTGYFFVMAAFFWLSVISLHLWILFTGRNLESVPENQFLVFNIYAWGMAGVLTGVIFIVDHVVDGNNDENVKWMPGVGFFNCWINTNGWSALMYFYGPLALLISFNITMFILTAIRIVDIKRNLTNFIVQQERQQKLSSDKQTYSIFLRLFIIMGLTWSLEIGSYFAQGHEFWENVFLVADYLNWSQGIIIFVLFVLKRSTLRLVIQRARDGKDEQDGDGCEEEISLEDRFSRNLQ; this is encoded by the exons ATGCTCATAAATGGGGATTGTGACGATAGCCTAAAGGACCAACTGGAGCGTCAAGACCTCTACATAAATGTGACCCTCGAAGACGGCTCAGTGTCTACGCGACACTTTCGCAAGGACCTTATAGTGCAATGGGATCTGCCCATGCCATGTGAATATTTGTATCCCGTGGATGACCAGAATGAAGAGGATCAGTATACCATCTATGAG GATGGCTCATTTCTACGTCACTACGATAACAAAACCTTGGGCAAAAGAGAGTACTGTTTACAACCGCTTAAGATTGAATCAGAGGACGAATCGTCCTTTCGAATTTTCCCGCACAACTGTGTGATTGAGAGCGAACCTGATTTAGGAAAGACAATCA tgATATCACTGTCGCTGATATGCATAATCCTTACAATCTCCGTGTATGCCTACGTAAGGAAATTGAAAACTTTCCAGGGCAAGTGCTTCATCAGCTACATGATTTGCCTATTTCTAGGCTACTTGTGCCTGCTTGTGGATTTATGGAAACTGGCAGATCAGTTCTGTGAAGCACTCG GTTACACCGGCTATTTTTTCGTCATGGCCGCGTTCTTCTGGCTCTCCGTTATCAGCCTTCACCTTTGGATCCTCTTCACGGGACGCAATCTTGAATCCGTGCCGGAGAACCAGTTCCTGGTCTTTAATATTTATGCCTGGGGTATGGCAGGAGTCCTAACCGGAGTCATCTTCATTGTGGACCATGTTGTCGACGGCAATAACGATGAAAACGTAAAGTGGATGCCAGGCGTGGGTTTCTTCAATTGCTGGATCAACA CTAACGGATGGTCTGCCCTCATGTATTTCTATGGACCGCTGGCGCTTCTGATCAGCTTTAACATAACCATGTTCATTCTGACTGCTATTCGCATCGTAGATATAAAAAGGAACCTTACGAACTTCATTGTCCAGCAGGAGAGGCAACAGAAGCTTTCATCTGACAAGCAGAC GTATAGCATCTTCCTACGGCTTTTTATTATCATGGGCTTGACTTGGAGCTTGGAGATTGGATCCTACTTCGCCCAAGGGCACGAATTTTGGGAAAACGTGTTTCTGGTGGCCGACTACTTGAACTGGTCCCAGGGCATCATTATATTCGTATTGTTCGTCTTGAAGCGCAGTACTTTACGGCTCGTTATCCAAAG AGCTCGGGATGGGAAGGACGAACAGGACGGCGATGGGTGTGAAGAGGAGATTTCCCTCGAGGATAGGTTTTCCAGAAACCTTCAATAG